In the Sphingobacterium sp. PCS056 genome, AAATAATAATTAGATTGAAACATGAAGAAGATTATTGGATTTATTCTGACACCTATATTTTATTTCTTTTTTGGCTTATGCCTTTTAATTTTTCATCCCATTCAATGGTTAAGTCTTAAATTAGGAGGATATAATATGCATAAGAAGAGTGTCGATCTACTCAATTTCTTTCTTACTTATTGCAATTGTCTCCTTTTCAATAGCGTAACTTTTATTGATAATAAAAATATCCCTACGGGGCAACCCATAATTTTTGTTGCGAATCATCAAAGTACATTTGATATACCGGCTATGATCTATTTTTTAAGAAGATTTCATGGCAAGTTCATCTCCAAAATAGAATTAGCCAAAGGCATACCCAGTATATCTTTTAATCTAAAACATGGAGGAGCAGCGAATATTGATCGTAAAGATTCAAAACAGTCCATAGGAGAGATTTTAAAACTTGCGAATAATATGAAAACTAAAAATTGGTCTGCTTTTATTTTTCCTGAAGGGACACGTACAAGAAATGGTAAAATGAAATCTTTTCACGTGGGTGGAATCGCTACCATATTGAAAAAAAATCCAGATGCACTTATTGTTCCAATAGCCATTAATGGTTCTTATGAAATGACTAAAAGTGGTTTATTTCCGCTAACACCTTTTGTAAAGATGAGTTGGGAAGTATTGGATCCAATTGATAAAACCGATAAAACTTTAGAAGAAATAGTTTTAGAAGCGGAACAAAAAATTCGTATGAGAGTCAAAAATGGTTAATTATTTGACTTGCCTTCCTTTCCAATCATATTTCCCAATATTACCCAACACCCCTATATACACGAGATAAATAATATGTAGAGAAGACAGAATCGGTAAGTACTTCATTAATTCCTCTCTATTGGAAAATCGCGTCAAAGGTTGTATAAACAAATATTCAACTATTATCTTAGCAACAAGGACGACCAGAAAAGTAAAAAGATAGGTATAATGATAAAATAGACCCGCTAAAAGACAGGCTAGCATACAAAAATTAAATAGCCAAATCGTAATTCCTAGTAAGACGATTGCTTTGTTTTTATATTTAGTACTTTTTGATGCCCAACGCTTGCGTTGGCTGATAAATGATTTCAATGTGGGTTTAGCATCAGTATATACAATTGCGTCAGTAGATTTACAAAAACCTATCTTATGGGGATATTTAGCAGCAACTTTATGTAAAAATAGTTCGTCATCACCCGAAGCCAACTCATCAATTCCTGAAAATCCACCCATTTCATAGAATACATCTTTACGATAAGCTAAATTTGCACCATTACAAGTTGTTGGGTTTTTATTTCCAATACCAGCAGCTCCCAAACCTATTAAATATAAAAACTCAAGTGTTTGAAGTCTTTCAAAAAAGGATATTTCTTCTGAATAAACAACTGGCGAAGATAACATGTATAAATCTTGAGTTTCAAAATAACTAATGATCGTTGTCAACCAATTCTCATCCATACGACAGTCAGCATCTGTCGTAACGATAATATCTCCACTACATAAATCAATGGCTTTTGAAATAGCTAATTTCTTATATGAGTTCAATTTATTACTCTCATTGAGCTGAATCAATTGCACTCCTCTGTCCGCATAGGACAATACAACTTCACTTGTACGATCGTTAGAATGATCATCTATCACAATTAACTCGAGCAGTTCCGAAGGAAATCTTTGATGCAAAATAGCTTCGATAGTCCTTGCGATCCCAGACTCCTCATTGCGAGCGGCGATGATAACTGAAACTCTTCTCGTTGGTTTGTAATTGGATATAACGGTCGGTATCTCAAACCAACCCTTACGCATATACAGCACCAATGCAATATAGATCAGTGCTAATAATATTGTTAAAAAACTAAGACTTAGAATCACCAAAAAAATTTATTTTCAAAACAAAAAAAGAACCTAAAAAAGCTGGAAGTATTAGGTTTACAAACCAAATACAGGATACGATTGCCATTACGGCCAGCTCTTGGTTCGTTATATAACTATAAAGATTACCGGCAACAAAACTTCTTACACTAAAATCAAAAATATCCAATGTAGGTAATGCTGCCTGTACGAAGAACAAAATGAATATCATCAAAATCATTGCCATGACTGGCAATTCTGGCAAAATAACCAACATTAAAATAATATATTGCGAAGTAAAAATGATAAATCGAGCTAATGAGATCAAGATGACCACTAACAATTCCTTAAAAGTATATTCTTCCAAAATGGAGAAGAATGGTTTGATACGTTTCAGAAAACCAATTTTTCCAACGATAACATCTACCCAATGAACATTAAAATATAGAACTAAGAAACCTGTAGCATATAGAATTGCTAATAACCAAATACCAAACCCAATAGATAAAGGGGTTTCCATGTAAGTACATGCAAACCAAGCGATGCTTAATGCTCCCGCTATACTAGTCAATACCAATTGAGCAAATAAACCGACACCCATAGCGACAGCACCCTTAGCTCGATTTTCAGGCTTTAAAAACAAAACTCTTCCACCGTATTCACCAATTCTATTTGGAGTAAAGATAGCCCATGTTAATCCACTAAATACGGACTGGAAAGCTTTACCTAAGGATATTCTTTCAATTCTTATCGAGAGATACTGCCATTTAACAACTTCAAGCATCCAATTTACAAACATTAAAAATACAATAAGACTGAAGGTCAACCAAAAATAATGAGGATCAATCCCAGCTATCAGTGTTTTAAATTTCAGCAGATTATTTGGATCTGATAATTGCTTATAAATGTACCAGCCAGCAAAAGCCAAGACTGCGATTTTAATCAATATACCACTATATTTTTTTTGTGCTTTTGTCAGCATTTCTCAATTTTGGAAACAATGTTACTAAATTTTAGTCAAAGCTAAAGCTATTTTATGGCAATTGTAGTATCCTTTCGTCCTTGAATTTATATCCATATCGAATAAAAAATGTAATATTGCACATGCAGAAGGAGAAAGCGAAAGAAAGAATTATTTTAGGCATTGACCCTGGAACAGTTGTTTTGGGCTATGGGGTAATACGAGAACAGGGAAATAACATTAGTCTGATAACAATGGGCGTAGTTAAAATGGGACACCTTGATGATCATGCGCTCAAACTTCAACGCATATTTAAAAAAACGACAGCTTTAATCGAGGAGTATAAACCTGATAGTGTTGCTCTAGAGGCACCATTTTACGGCAAAAACATTCAAGTAATGCTTAAGCTCGGTAGAGCGCAAGGGGTTGCTATGGCCGCAGCGCTTAATTTTAACATACCAATTTTTGAATATGCACCTAGAAAAATTAAACAATCGGTCACTGGCAGTGGCAATGCCACCAAGGAACAGGTGGCAGGGATGCTCAAGTCCCTATTAAAATTCAATGAAACTCCAGAATTTTTAGATGCGACTGATGGACTGGCTGCTGCAGTTTGTCATTCTTTTCAAAAAAATGCGAGCACAGGTAATAGTAAAAGTTACAGTGGATGGAGTGCTTTTGTGAAAGATAATGAGAAAAGAGTCAAATAAGCTTATAGCTGCACTTGTCTAATTACATTTTTCACATTCAATTCTACAATATCAGTCATAGTTTTACATCTCAGATACTGCTCATTCTCATGTGAGATGGCATAAGCTTCGCGTAATTGCTTAATATTTTCCTCTGTAGATAATTGCTGAGTTTTTGATGCATCTCTCAGATCTGCAATTCGATGCCTCTCACTACGTACCCGATGGACAATCGAAGATCGTTCTTCTTGTTGATACTGCGATACTGTTTTATCAGTTAAATGCTCCATAGACAGCTTGACATAAGGAAAATTCTCTTTAAAAAACTGGGGCATATAGACTTTAGGATTGCCTTCATAAAATTGTTGGTCAAAATCAATTGCACGAATTCGAAATTGAAAATCATCAAAATCAGGAGTGATTTGTACAACGAAGTTATAAGCACGCATGTCTCCTAATAAAGATATAATACAACGTTCATTAAATTTGACAAACTCTTTAGAGATTCGAGTAAGATTATAATCAGGTGTATACATTCTTTGTTTAGCAAAAATATCTCCGGGAATACCCACAATATGCTCTTCCACTAATGTCTCATGATCTACCATATAGTTCACTTGGTTAGGAGACAATATCTCTTCCAATTCCAATCCGTAAATACGTGAAGCATCAGCCTGTTTGATATAAAAGTAATCATAAACATCATTCAAACGATTTACAATTCTAATTCGAAATGGTCTGGTATTTCCAAACGCGCAATATTCGACACGATCAATATACTTATGCTGCACAATTCGGGTATTACCAGATGCCTTTAAATTGGCGTAAATTACTTTCAAACCATCGTAAAGTTGATCGATTAGATATGGTGGATATAGTGGCGTTTCCCAAAAAGTATCATTCCCGTATTTGTCCATAACAGGTATGGTCTCAGTAAAGGAGAGTAGATCCTTATAACTGATAGGTAGTTTTGCGTCACGTTGATATAAACGTAAATATTTATGTAAACCCTCTCCCACAGCATAAATGGGTTTTTTTCTTGAAATTTTAACGTCTTCTATTTCCATAAATTTGGCATTCATGACTTAAAGTCAATAATAATCAAAATGATATAAAAAATTGTTATTCAAATATCACATTAATAATATGTATATAAAATTTTTACTAAATTTACAGACATAAACCAACAAATCTTAGTATTTTTGAAAAATTTAAAATTTTAATCTGTGACGATTATAAAAAACAATATGTCATCGACACTGATTAACTTAATTAATAACAGCACATTTAATGGAAAACAACTATTCTAATTACGATTTAGACAATCTTGATATTCAGATATTATCAATTTTGATGAATGATGCGTCTATTCCTTATACAGAAATAGCAAAAAAATTAATTGTATCTGGAGGTACCATCCATGTTCGCATGAAAAAAATGGAAGAATTGGGTATTATTAAAGGATCCAATCTCATTATAAATCCACAAAAAGTAGGTTTTGATATCACTGCTTTCTTAGGTATTTATCTTGAAAAAGGATCTCAATATTCAGATGCTGTTTCACAATTAAAAGAAATTAAAGAAGTTGTTGAATTACACTACTGTACAGGTCAATATAGTATCTTTGCCAAAATCATCTGTAGAGATACTGTACATCTTCGTAAAGTATTGAATGAAGATATTCAATCGGTACAAGGAATTCAACGTACTGAAACCATTATATCTCTTGAAGAAAGTATAAAAAGACAGATTAGTTTAGTTTAAACTATGAAATCTTATATAAATAAAAAAGCACAAAATATATTTTGTGCTTTTTTATTTATATAATTTTTTCTAACATGCTTATATAATCGTCGATACCATTCCGTATTTCTTCTATAAAAATAAATTCATCTGCCATATGGGAACGCCCAGAAAAACCTGGCCCCAATTTTACTGAAGGAATTCGTAATAACGCTTGGTCACTCATAGTGGGAGATCCATAAGTCTTCTTTCCAAGGCTAATGCCTGATAAAACAAAAGGATGATCTTCTGGAATTGAAGAAGAACTCAATCTAGTCGATCGCGCTGAAACATCCGATAACACGTGCTGTTTTATAATTGCCAATGTTTCTTCATTACTATAAGCATCCGTTGTCCTGACATCAACGACAAAATTGCAAGTCGCTGGTACAACGTTATGTTGTTCTCCACAATGAATCATCGTAACAGACATTTTGATCGGACCCAGTTTATTGGATTCTCGTTCAAATTGGTAAGATTTAAACCACTCAATGTCTCGAATAGCCTTGTAAAGAGCATTTTCACCTTCATCTCTTGCTGCATGCCCAGCTATACCGTGCGCTGTACAGTCCAATACCATTAAACCCTTTTCGGCAATAGCAAGATCCA is a window encoding:
- a CDS encoding lysophospholipid acyltransferase family protein yields the protein MKKIIGFILTPIFYFFFGLCLLIFHPIQWLSLKLGGYNMHKKSVDLLNFFLTYCNCLLFNSVTFIDNKNIPTGQPIIFVANHQSTFDIPAMIYFLRRFHGKFISKIELAKGIPSISFNLKHGGAANIDRKDSKQSIGEILKLANNMKTKNWSAFIFPEGTRTRNGKMKSFHVGGIATILKKNPDALIVPIAINGSYEMTKSGLFPLTPFVKMSWEVLDPIDKTDKTLEEIVLEAEQKIRMRVKNG
- the ruvC gene encoding crossover junction endodeoxyribonuclease RuvC; its protein translation is MQKEKAKERIILGIDPGTVVLGYGVIREQGNNISLITMGVVKMGHLDDHALKLQRIFKKTTALIEEYKPDSVALEAPFYGKNIQVMLKLGRAQGVAMAAALNFNIPIFEYAPRKIKQSVTGSGNATKEQVAGMLKSLLKFNETPEFLDATDGLAAAVCHSFQKNASTGNSKSYSGWSAFVKDNEKRVK
- a CDS encoding glycosyltransferase family 2 protein; this encodes MILSLSFLTILLALIYIALVLYMRKGWFEIPTVISNYKPTRRVSVIIAARNEESGIARTIEAILHQRFPSELLELIVIDDHSNDRTSEVVLSYADRGVQLIQLNESNKLNSYKKLAISKAIDLCSGDIIVTTDADCRMDENWLTTIISYFETQDLYMLSSPVVYSEEISFFERLQTLEFLYLIGLGAAGIGNKNPTTCNGANLAYRKDVFYEMGGFSGIDELASGDDELFLHKVAAKYPHKIGFCKSTDAIVYTDAKPTLKSFISQRKRWASKSTKYKNKAIVLLGITIWLFNFCMLACLLAGLFYHYTYLFTFLVVLVAKIIVEYLFIQPLTRFSNREELMKYLPILSSLHIIYLVYIGVLGNIGKYDWKGRQVK
- a CDS encoding Lrp/AsnC ligand binding domain-containing protein, translating into MENNYSNYDLDNLDIQILSILMNDASIPYTEIAKKLIVSGGTIHVRMKKMEELGIIKGSNLIINPQKVGFDITAFLGIYLEKGSQYSDAVSQLKEIKEVVELHYCTGQYSIFAKIICRDTVHLRKVLNEDIQSVQGIQRTETIISLEESIKRQISLV
- a CDS encoding flippase-like domain-containing protein, coding for MLTKAQKKYSGILIKIAVLAFAGWYIYKQLSDPNNLLKFKTLIAGIDPHYFWLTFSLIVFLMFVNWMLEVVKWQYLSIRIERISLGKAFQSVFSGLTWAIFTPNRIGEYGGRVLFLKPENRAKGAVAMGVGLFAQLVLTSIAGALSIAWFACTYMETPLSIGFGIWLLAILYATGFLVLYFNVHWVDVIVGKIGFLKRIKPFFSILEEYTFKELLVVILISLARFIIFTSQYIILMLVILPELPVMAMILMIFILFFVQAALPTLDIFDFSVRSFVAGNLYSYITNQELAVMAIVSCIWFVNLILPAFLGSFFVLKINFFGDSKS
- a CDS encoding M20 family metallo-hydrolase produces the protein MNNRVQLFEESLTLLKSLIKISSFSRDEGETADLIAQFFNKKQIKSYRKGNNIWVYNKNYSPLKPTILLNSHHDTVKPNTGYTRNPFSPDEADGKLFGLGSNDAGGCLVSLIAAFLYFYDRSDLQYNFCLAATAEEEVSGKGGIESIISDLGTLDFAIVGEPTLMDLAIAEKGLMVLDCTAHGIAGHAARDEGENALYKAIRDIEWFKSYQFERESNKLGPIKMSVTMIHCGEQHNVVPATCNFVVDVRTTDAYSNEETLAIIKQHVLSDVSARSTRLSSSSIPEDHPFVLSGISLGKKTYGSPTMSDQALLRIPSVKLGPGFSGRSHMADEFIFIEEIRNGIDDYISMLEKII